Proteins from a single region of Desulfonatronum thiodismutans:
- a CDS encoding Fur family transcriptional regulator, which yields MPKPNLRLTPQRKIILEELRGTRTHPTADEVYDLVRKRLSHVSLGTIYRNLEFLHSQGLIRKLDKIGPQMRFDAFVDPHLHVCCVECGKVGDLPPDAASVVMRRDPALEAESEFRITGHWLELYGICADCVTAREEG from the coding sequence ATGCCGAAACCCAATCTTCGTTTAACGCCACAGCGAAAAATCATCCTTGAAGAGCTACGAGGGACCCGGACGCACCCCACTGCCGACGAGGTTTACGACTTGGTGCGCAAGCGGCTTTCCCACGTCAGCCTTGGGACCATCTACCGCAACTTGGAGTTTTTGCATTCCCAGGGACTCATCCGCAAGCTGGACAAGATCGGTCCACAAATGCGGTTCGATGCGTTCGTGGACCCGCATCTGCATGTCTGCTGCGTTGAGTGCGGAAAGGTTGGGGATTTACCTCCGGACGCCGCTTCGGTGGTCATGCGCCGGGACCCCGCCCTTGAAGCCGAGAGTGAATTTCGGATCACCGGGCACTGGCTCGAACTGTACGGCATCTGCGCGGATTGCGTGACGGCGCGTGAAGAAGGTTGA
- a CDS encoding methyl-accepting chemotaxis protein translates to MNILRNSLGAKILILVTILTASVFVVLLLVNSYWQRTDTMYQIDAMGSRVSDLLQMAIEEPMIIGDDEGTRDQFTKVENLYADIDVFLTDFRGNITYATQPAAVRKDMTSVHGQEVIREVLREGLSKVTDRAVLLDTAEGPYYVRLRSIPNEPGCYHCHGRSQPILGAMLVFQDVGVEMATLRDHQVKGAALSLGGFAILLASLLIFMRRAVVGKIATLSDASQKISQGDYSVTFDITGSDELGRLARNLGTMVKSIQDQLEYNKEVLEGIAVPLYVTDHDEQVTFINDQAVELLGKSRESILGRATCEMMGVAPGSCAASQVIREGTIVKGKREYAHPDGHNVPIYREVSPLKNAQGQVIGAIGVIIDLTQEEEAKARIQKQQDNLLVVARDVTEVSNSLRSMAQRLSDQMITVSDRIGMTESQTTQAATAMNQMTATVIEVARSSAQTAEAAAQATQSAKEGGQGVRETVDDVKRVAQDTDALARSLNDLAQRAEDIGQVLNVINDIADQTNLLALNAAIEAARAGDAGRGFAVVADEVRKLAERTVQATKQVEEVITTIQTSTRSAVEKMEQTRSVVENTADKALVAGEALQTIVERSESMADMIRTIATAAEQQSVTSDEINESIGQVSQLSMANSQDIQEADRGIQEISQMSERLTELVKKFQTN, encoded by the coding sequence ATGAATATATTGCGTAACTCCCTGGGAGCAAAGATTCTCATTCTGGTCACCATCTTGACGGCATCGGTTTTCGTGGTGTTGTTGCTTGTCAATTCGTACTGGCAACGCACCGACACCATGTATCAGATCGATGCCATGGGCTCACGGGTGTCGGATCTGCTACAAATGGCCATCGAGGAGCCGATGATCATCGGCGACGACGAGGGAACTCGGGACCAGTTCACCAAGGTCGAGAACCTGTACGCTGATATTGATGTCTTCTTGACTGATTTCCGAGGCAACATCACCTACGCGACACAACCCGCCGCCGTTCGCAAGGACATGACGTCCGTTCATGGTCAGGAGGTCATTCGAGAAGTCCTGCGCGAGGGGCTGAGCAAGGTGACGGATCGGGCCGTACTTTTGGATACCGCGGAGGGGCCGTATTATGTTCGCCTCCGTTCAATCCCTAATGAACCTGGCTGTTATCATTGCCATGGCCGATCCCAACCCATTTTGGGCGCCATGCTGGTTTTTCAGGACGTGGGCGTGGAAATGGCGACGCTCAGAGACCATCAAGTCAAAGGAGCGGCGCTTTCCCTTGGCGGGTTCGCCATTTTGTTGGCCAGTTTGCTGATTTTCATGCGCAGAGCCGTTGTCGGAAAAATCGCGACGCTGAGCGACGCTAGCCAGAAGATCAGTCAGGGCGACTACTCCGTCACCTTTGACATCACCGGTTCCGATGAACTGGGCCGCCTGGCCCGCAACCTGGGGACAATGGTCAAAAGTATCCAGGACCAACTGGAATACAACAAAGAGGTTCTGGAGGGCATTGCCGTCCCCCTCTACGTGACGGACCATGATGAACAGGTCACTTTTATCAACGACCAGGCTGTTGAGTTGCTCGGCAAATCCAGAGAAAGCATCCTCGGGCGCGCGACATGTGAGATGATGGGGGTGGCCCCGGGCTCCTGCGCCGCCTCCCAGGTCATTCGCGAAGGCACGATTGTCAAAGGAAAACGGGAATACGCCCACCCTGATGGACACAATGTGCCGATATACCGTGAGGTTTCACCGCTCAAAAACGCACAGGGTCAGGTGATAGGTGCCATTGGGGTGATTATCGATCTGACTCAGGAGGAAGAAGCCAAGGCCCGGATTCAGAAGCAGCAGGATAATCTGCTTGTCGTTGCCCGCGATGTAACCGAGGTGTCAAACTCTCTGCGGAGCATGGCCCAAAGGCTCTCGGACCAGATGATCACGGTCAGCGACCGCATCGGGATGACCGAGTCACAGACCACCCAGGCGGCCACGGCCATGAATCAGATGACGGCCACGGTCATTGAGGTCGCCCGCAGTTCGGCCCAAACCGCCGAAGCCGCGGCCCAGGCAACGCAGAGCGCCAAGGAGGGTGGTCAGGGCGTCCGGGAGACGGTGGACGACGTAAAGCGCGTGGCTCAGGATACGGACGCCTTGGCCCGCTCCCTGAACGATCTGGCGCAGCGGGCCGAGGATATCGGACAGGTCTTGAATGTGATCAATGATATCGCCGATCAGACCAATCTCTTGGCCCTGAACGCGGCCATTGAGGCGGCCCGGGCCGGAGACGCCGGACGCGGTTTCGCCGTTGTCGCCGACGAGGTTCGTAAGCTCGCAGAGCGTACGGTACAAGCCACCAAGCAGGTGGAAGAAGTGATCACCACGATCCAGACCAGCACCCGAAGTGCCGTGGAGAAAATGGAGCAAACCCGGTCCGTGGTCGAAAACACGGCCGACAAGGCCCTGGTCGCCGGGGAAGCTCTGCAAACAATCGTTGAGCGCTCCGAATCCATGGCGGACATGATCCGGACCATCGCAACAGCCGCTGAGCAGCAATCCGTGACCAGCGACGAAATCAATGAAAGCATCGGCCAAGTCAGCCAATTGTCCATGGCCAACAGTCAGGATATTCAGGAAGCGGACCGTGGTATTCAGGAAATCTCGCAAATGTCGGAGCGTCTGACCGAACTGGTCAAGAAGTTCCAGACTAATTGA
- the trpA gene encoding tryptophan synthase subunit alpha has product MSTSHLTDKINQAMAQGRKAVMPYLPAGYPTKDAFWKHIEDLDAAGADIIEVGVPFSDPVADGPVVEQAALCCLEQGVTLGWILEELTQRRSAIQAGIVLMGYMNPFLQYGIPKLALDAAQAGVNGLIIADLPLEESDEIRNVLQEQGIALIPLVGLNSSMERLRMHADKAAGFVYFVSVMGTTGVRDALPEELRNALIQARQSFSIPLALGFGLHSPAQLQGVETVVDGVVMGSALIRHLDATGKVGDFLVPWMIAR; this is encoded by the coding sequence ATGTCCACAAGTCATTTGACCGATAAGATTAATCAAGCCATGGCCCAGGGGCGCAAGGCCGTTATGCCCTACCTGCCCGCAGGATATCCGACCAAGGATGCTTTTTGGAAGCACATCGAGGATCTGGACGCCGCGGGCGCGGACATCATCGAGGTCGGCGTGCCTTTTTCCGATCCCGTGGCCGACGGACCGGTGGTGGAGCAGGCGGCGTTGTGTTGTTTGGAACAAGGCGTAACCTTGGGATGGATTCTGGAAGAGCTGACCCAGAGGCGCTCGGCCATCCAGGCTGGGATCGTGTTGATGGGCTATATGAACCCTTTTCTGCAGTACGGTATTCCCAAGCTGGCCCTGGACGCGGCCCAGGCCGGAGTGAACGGGCTGATCATCGCCGATCTGCCCCTGGAAGAGAGCGACGAGATTCGAAATGTCCTTCAGGAGCAGGGCATCGCCCTGATCCCGCTGGTCGGCCTGAACAGCTCCATGGAGCGGCTCCGGATGCATGCAGATAAAGCCGCGGGCTTCGTCTATTTTGTCTCGGTCATGGGTACCACGGGAGTCCGGGATGCGTTGCCGGAAGAACTCCGGAACGCCCTGATCCAGGCCAGGCAATCTTTTTCCATACCCCTGGCCCTGGGCTTTGGTCTGCATTCCCCGGCCCAACTCCAAGGCGTGGAAACCGTGGTGGACGGGGTGGTCATGGGAAGTGCTTTGATCCGACACCTGGATGCGACCGGAAAGGTTGGTGATTTTCTGGTCCCCTGGATGATAGCTCGGTAA
- a CDS encoding cytochrome c family protein, protein MKKVTFGTILILWFALAFLLPLVIGAQGPTGANFVGSKECSYCHPDEYERFTAHANKAKSDHSVRLMAPKLTPEELRECYECHTTGYGQPGGFRSFEETPEMAHVGCESCHGPGSVHARTGHRDDIVGNLTLDVCRPCHEDERVQVINYKPLIYSGAH, encoded by the coding sequence ATGAAAAAGGTAACGTTCGGGACCATCTTGATCCTATGGTTCGCCCTGGCGTTTCTTCTGCCGCTGGTGATTGGCGCGCAGGGGCCGACGGGCGCAAACTTCGTAGGATCCAAGGAGTGCTCGTACTGTCATCCGGATGAGTATGAACGGTTTACGGCACACGCCAACAAAGCCAAATCCGACCACAGTGTCCGGCTGATGGCGCCCAAGCTGACACCGGAGGAGCTTCGTGAATGTTACGAGTGTCATACTACCGGGTATGGCCAGCCGGGAGGATTTCGAAGCTTCGAGGAAACCCCGGAGATGGCCCATGTGGGGTGTGAAAGCTGTCACGGTCCGGGCTCCGTGCATGCCAGGACAGGCCATCGGGACGACATCGTCGGCAATCTGACTCTCGACGTCTGCCGTCCGTGCCATGAAGACGAGCGGGTCCAGGTAATCAACTACAAGCCGCTGATTTACAGCGGGGCGCATTGA